The DNA sequence GCGCGGGCTGGGCGGTACTCGCGCTGGTCGCGATCACGGTGCCGGGCTGCACGCGCATCGACAATGCGCTCGCGAAGGTGCCGATCTTCGCGTTCATGCACGAGGCGCCGTCGTTCGACCCGTACGAGCATCCGCTGCCGCCGCCGCCGGGATCGGTGCCGTTCATGTCGGCGAACGGCGAGTCGCTCGCGCCGATGGAGGCATCGGAGGCGGCGTTCGCCGCGTTCGAGGCATCGCCACAGGGACGCAACCCGCTCGCGCAGGACGATCCGATCGCGCTGGAACTGGGCCGTGTGATGTACGAGCGGCACTGCTCCGTCTGTCACGGCCCGACCGGTGCGGCCGATGGGCCGGTCGCCGCCGTCTATCCACAGGGTTTCGTGCTGCCGCTCAACAGCGGCACCGCGCTCGGGCGCTCCGACGCCTACATGTACGCCGTCGTCCGGGCGGGCCGCGGCCGCATGCCCGCATATGGCGCGCGCATGACGCACATCGAGCGCTGGGCCGTCGTGAATTACGTGAACACCCTGCAGGGCGCTGCGGGCGCCGCGCCCGCCCAGGGCACGGCACCGGCCCCGGGCGCCGCACCGGCGGATACCACAGTGGCGCCGGCGACGCCGCCGACGCAGCAGTAGTCAGGAGAACATCGAGTGGCGCACGCAACACTGACGCACGACATACCTTCACGGCGTATCGAGTCGCTCTCGCCGGGGCTGCGCATCGCGATTCCGGCGCTGATCATCATTGGCGCTATCGCATTCGCGGCGGCCCTGATGGTCGATGCACCGCGCGCGTGGCGTGCGTATCATTTCAACTGGCTGTACTTCACGACGATCGCACAGGGCGCCGTCATCCTGGCGGTGGTGGTGTCGATTGCGAAGGGAATGTGGTCGCGGCCGATTCGCCGGATCGCGCTGGCATTCTCGGCATTCCTGCCCATCGCCTATATCGCCGTGCTGCCGATCCTGTTCATCGGAGCGGAGCACATCTTCCCGTGGATCGAGCACCCGGTCGCCGGCAAGGACGTCTGGCTGAACCAGCCGTTCATGGCGGCACGCGTGCTGCTCGGCCTGGGCGTTCTGTTCACAATCTCGCTCGTCTTTGCCTACACCGCGCTGCGCCCCGATATGGAGCTGCTG is a window from the Longimicrobiales bacterium genome containing:
- a CDS encoding cytochrome c; the protein is MATSRNAADTQMARVSGAAGRRRAGWAVLALVAITVPGCTRIDNALAKVPIFAFMHEAPSFDPYEHPLPPPPGSVPFMSANGESLAPMEASEAAFAAFEASPQGRNPLAQDDPIALELGRVMYERHCSVCHGPTGAADGPVAAVYPQGFVLPLNSGTALGRSDAYMYAVVRAGRGRMPAYGARMTHIERWAVVNYVNTLQGAAGAAPAQGTAPAPGAAPADTTVAPATPPTQQ